In Telopea speciosissima isolate NSW1024214 ecotype Mountain lineage chromosome 10, Tspe_v1, whole genome shotgun sequence, the DNA window aatcagaGTTGTTCTCATTGGTTCATTCAACTCACATCAACCAATCAATTTATGGCTTCCCTCCCTAACTTAAAGGACATTATCCCCAATGGCATGTGAAAAGAATATAGCAATAGAAAACAAAGGGAATAAGCAATACAACCTTGTGAAATGGAGCGCTATAACCATCAACCTGCACCTGCCATAGTTATCTACTATCAACcaaaaaaactaagaaaaaatagaaactgaagtAAAACggtgggttgcctcccacaaGCGCTAAGTTTACTGTCTTCAGCTAGACAAAGAGTGGAAACTGAAGAAAACTCATAAATTGGGTCAATCAAGTCAACAGACTCTATGACCTGCCTATCTATGATACCATCCACATAGGGCTTCAGACGCTGCTCACTAACTGTAAAAGTGTGCCCTGTTTGTGGATTTTGAATGGTAATAGCACTATGGGGTGACATTTGGGTGACAACAAAGGGACCATCCCATCGAGAATGTAGCTTACCAGGAAAGAGGTGTAGTTTAGAGTTGAAAAGCCACACTTTCTGATTGGGTTTCTTGTCGACTCTCTATCCTAACACAGCTCCAACCGCATAGTCAGATGCATCACACATAATATCAAATGGCAGCGACCAATCTGGGGGCTAGATTATGGGTGCTGTAGACAATGAAGCTCTCTAAGGGTATTGAAGGCTTGGAGGCAGGCATCATCAAAGACAAAATGTGCATCCTTGGCAAGCAGATTGCACAAGGGTCTTAGTATATGGCTGAAATCCTTAATGAACCGTCATTAAAAGCCTGCATAGCTTAGAAAGGAATGGACCTGCTGAACagaagtgggggggggggtaggagATTGGCAATCCAATTAACTTTAGCCCTATCAACCTCTATCCCACATTGAGACACAATGTAACCAAGCACAATCCCTTGTTGAACTATGAAatggctcttctcccaactcaaaatcagatttgtCTCCATGCAACGTTTCAAAATTTTAGTCAACATAGAGAGATAGTCATCAAAGGAGGAGCCAAATATAGAGAAATCATCCATGAAAACTTCGATAAACTCCCCCACCATGTCAGAAAAGATAGACATCATGCATATCTGGAAGGTGGCGGGTGCATTACACAAACCAAAGGGCATCCGCCTAAAAGAAAATGTACCAtaggggcatgtgaaagtggtcttttATTGGTCCTCTGGGCACACAAATACCTGATTATAACCTGAATAGCCATCTAGGAAACAATAATTGCTTTGGTCTGCTAATTTCTCAAGTATTTGGTCTATGAAAGGGAGAGGGAAGTGGTCCTTGTGGGTGACAGAGTTCAGTTGCCTATAATCAATGCATACCCGCCAACCTATGGTTGTACGAGTAGGGACCTTGTCACCCTGGTCTTTCTCAATGACAATGATGCCCgatttcttaggcacaacccgAGTGAGACGGTCTAGAGGAGTAGGGGCATCTAATAACGCATTGACCTCAGCAGTATACGCATCAGTTTAGAAATCATCATCTCTAAATAAGGTCAGATATTGCTGCAATGGATCATCTGCTAACGTCACTAGTGTACACTCTGCTACTACCTCATCTATAACATCAACGGAGAAGCATTCTTCCTCATGTTGGGGCCCTAAAGAAGCATTGAAGATGTTCAATCGAAGCTTTTTATTACCAAAGAAAATATCCATTGCACCTGATCTACAGTTGATGCATGCATTGGCAGTAGTCAAGAATGGATGTCCTAAGATAATCAACTGTGGTTTTCCATTAGTTGGTGATTCCATGTTAAGGATTAGGAAATCCACAGGAAAATAGAGCTCATCTACTTTAACTAGCACATCCTCAATGAAACCTCTATGCACTTTAATGGAATAGTCAGCAAGTTGGAGAATAATCTCTGTAGGCTTCAattctccaaacccaaaatgaTGATAAACTGAGCTAGGCAAAATATTAACACTCACCCcttgtagacactgaaattttgccactACCCTTGGCAATGATGATAACGGGACACGAATGGAAAACATCGTACCCATACCCCCtgagaaacccaagaaagaaGCCCAAAATAGGCCCAAACTGGCCCAGAAAAGCCCAAAATGCCTGGTGATGGGAGAGATAGGGGTTGTGGAGGATTctaggagagagagattttaggattAGGATAGTGGGAGAGACAGAGAACCGTAGATGGATTTGAGAGAAGAGATACAGAGCTgtggggagatgggagagatttaggagagatgggagagagatgggagagagatgtGGGCAGCatatgagagaagagagaggtttCGGAGATGGGACTTGGGAGACCGTGGGCAGCACATGGCtactctcctcttctcttcaaaatcctattctttttttaaatcCCCTTTTTGCCCTTATACTTAAAATTACTacatttttacatttttctcCTCCATAACTTTTAAAATTACATCCGGCCCATCAAATCAGGCTCGACTTTGCTTACATCATCCCTACATACATTGATGCCGAATCTGCGAATATCTTTAAATCATGCGAATGTGCTTCAAATCCTCGGGCTACCATCAATTGCCTACAAtcataaaaattacaaagagataTCAATTTGATCatgaataataaattaaaaacataaattaaatatcACTTTTCATGAATATTTACGGCCCGATCAATTCCCAGGAGGTGTTAGGTGGAGACTTAATTGATGCAAttaagtgattttttttttaataatttgatCATGCCTCATTCCATTAATGCTACCTTCATTACTCTTATTCCTAAGACTGTGGATGTATCTTCTTTTGTTGGGTATTGTCCTATTGCTTTGTGTAATTTGAActataaaaaattacaaagattCTCACAAATAGATTACAACAAGTTATTGGATATGTGGTGAGTGATACTTAATCGGCTTTCATAAAAGGGACGTTTCATTGCTGATAACATATTGATGTCATGATATTGTTTAGGGTATTGACCAAAAGGGTGCTAATCCTACTACAATTCTAAAGATAGATCTTCACAAGGCGTATGATTCCTTGAGCcaaaattttttgtttgaagtAATGGAAAGGATGGGGTTCCCAAAACGttttattggttgggtgaaAACTTGTGTTAACTCCCCAAGCTTTTCTATTCTTATTAATGGAAGTCTTGCGAGATTTTTCTTTGGTAGAAGAGGTATTCGGTAGGTGGACCCCATCTCCTTATCTCTTTATTATTGCTATGGAAG includes these proteins:
- the LOC122643623 gene encoding uncharacterized protein LOC122643623; the protein is MFSIRVPLSSLPRVVAKFQCLQGVSVNILPSSVYHHFGFGELKPTEIILQLADYSIKVHRGFIEDVLVKVDELYFPVDFLILNMESPTNGKPQLIILGHPFLTTANACINCRSGAMDIFFGNKKLRLNIFNASLGPQHEEECFSVDVIDEVVAECTLVTLADDPLQQYLTLFRDDDF